The genomic region ACCTTCAACATCCCCGAACTGTCCGACGGCATCGGCTTCGCGCCGATGGCGATGGGCATGTTCGGCGTCGCCGAGATCATCCGCAACCTCGAGATGCCGGAGATGCGCGACGCGCTGAAGACGAGGATCAGCCGGCTGTGGCTGACGAAGGAGGAGTGGAAGCGCGTGGTGGGCCCGGTGCTGCGCGGCACCATGCTCGGCTCGATCGTCGGCATTCTGCCGGGCGGCGGTGCCGCCCTCTCATCGATGGGCGCCTACACGCTCGAGCGCCGCATCAGCCGCAACAAGCACCTCTTCGGCAAGGGAGCGATCGAGGGCGTGGCCGCACCCGAGAGTGCCAACAACGCCGCCGCCCAGACCTCGTTCATCCCGCTGCTCACCCTCGGCATCCCGGCCAATGCGGTGATGGCGCTGATGGTCGGCGCCTTGATCATCCAGGGTATCCAGCCGGGGCCGCGCATGATCGAGGCCCAGCCCGCTCTGTTCTGGGGGCTGATCGCCTCGATGTGGATCGGCAACCTGATGCTCGTGATCATCAACCTGCCCCTGATCGGCATGTGGGTGCGGCTGCTCAAGGTGCCCTATGATCTGATGTATCCGTCCATCCTCGTGTTCTGCGCGATCGGCGTCTACAGCCTCAACAACAACAGCTTCGACGTGTTCGTCACGGTGGTGTTCGCCCTCCTCGGCTATCTCTTCTCCAAGATCGGCTGCCCGCCCGCGCCGATGCTGATCGGCTTCGTGCTCGGCCCGATGATGGAGGAGCATCTGCGCCGGGCGATGCTGCTCTCCCGCGGGGACCCGATGGTGTTCCTCCAGCGCCCGATCAGCGCCACGCTGCTTGCGCTCGCGCTGGTCGCGGTGGTGGCGATGGCTCTGCCCTCGATCCGCCGCGGCAAGGACCGGGCGCTCGCAGGCTGATGACCACGCTCTCCGTCACCTGCGTTTCCGCCGCCGGAGCCGAGCGCCGCACGCTCGAGCTGCGCGCCCTTGTCGTCGCGGGCCTCACCGGGCGCGACACCGCCGCCGTCGAGCACCATCTTGCCGAGCTTGCAGCGATCGGCGTCAAGGCGCCGGCGCGGATCCCCGCCTATTTCCGAAACACCTCCTCGCTGATCACCCACGGCACGGCGATTGAGGTGCTCGGCCCCGACACCTCAGGCGAGGTCGAGTTCGTGCTCGTCGGCATGCCCGACGGTCTCTGGGTCGGCCTCGGCTCGGACCATACCGACCGCCGCGTCGAGGCTGTGGCGATCGACGTCTCGAAGCAGCTCTGCGCCAAGGTGGTTGCCCCGGTGCTGTGGCGCTTCGACGAGGTGGCGGAGCACTGGGACAGCCTGACCCTCAAGGCCTGGATCGACGAGGGCGAGGGGCTTGCGATCTACCAGGACGGGTTGGTCGCCTCGATCCGCCGTCCCGAGGAACTGATTGAGGGCTACACGGGAGGGGCGCCGCTTCCGGTCGGCACCGTGATGTTCGGCGGCACTTTCGGCGCGATCGGCGGCATACGTCCGAGCCGGCGCTTCGAGATGGAGCTCGCCGACCCGGTGCTCGGGCGGGTGATACGCCACGGCTACAGCGTCACCACGCTCCCGCTCGCCTGAGCGCGGCGGTCGGGGGCGTGCCGGTCGGTCGCCTGGGTCAGTTGCCGAGGATACGCTGCATCAGCACGAGGTCGAGCCAGCGGTCGAACTTCCGGCCCACCTCGGGCATCAGCCCGACACGCACGAAGCCGAAGCGCTCGTGCAGCGCGAGCGACGCCTCGTTCCGCGCCTCGATGCCTGCGACCATCACATGCGCCCCGAACGCCACCGCCCGCTCGATCAGCGCCCCGAGCAGGGCGGAGCCGACGCCCCGACGCTGCGCGGCGCGCGCGACATAGAGCCCGTGCTCCACGCTGTGCAGATAGCCCTCGTAGGGCCGGAACTGGGCGAAGCTCGCAAAGCCCGCGACCGCGCCGCCGAGCTCGGCGACCAGAACCGGAAAGCCCCCCGCGCGTCGTTCCTCGAGCCAAGCGAGCCTTTGCGCGTGCGTCACGGGCGTGATGTTCCAGTTCGCCGTGGTCGTGAGAATGGCGTCGTTGGTGATCTCGACGATCGCGGGGATGTCGGCCTCCGCCGCATCGCGGACCGTCACCGCCGCATGAACCTGTGGCGCCGTCACGCCCGATGTCGGTTGCATCCGCCGACGCCCCCGCTCAGTCCCAGTCGCCCTTCCGCGCCCCACTCATGCCACGGGTGCACCGGCGACGCGACCCCGGCGACACCCGGCGCGGAGGCGCGGGCCCCGTGCTGCCGCGTCAGGCAGCGAGCGCCCCTCTGACCGCGGCGAGAGCCTCCTCCGCCTTCGCCGCATCTGGCCCGCCCGCCTGGGCCATGTCCGGCCGTCCGCCGCCGCCCCTGCCGCCGACGGCGGCGGAAGCGGCCTGGGCGAGCGCCACGGCGCTGAAACGACCGGTCAGGTCCGGCGAGACCGACACGACAATCGAGGCCTTTCCATCCATCGGCGAAACGAGCGCCACGACGCCGGAGCCGAGCCGCTTCCTGATCTCGTCCGCAAGCCCCTTGAGCTCGCGCGCCGGCACCTCGACCACGCGGCCGGCGAACCGCACCCCGCCCACCTCCTCGTAGGTCGGAGCCGCGCCGGCATCGCCCGTGGCGAGCTTCCTGCGGAGGTCGGACAGCTCCCGCTCGAGCCGGCGACGCTCCTCGATCACCGCCTCGATCCGCGCCGGCACCTCGGCGGGCGGAACCTTCAAGGCGGCGGCGGCGCGCGCGAGCGCCTTCTCGGTCTCGCCGATATAGGCAAGCGCCGCCTCTCCGGTCACCGCCTCGACGCGGCGCACGCCTGCGCTCACCGCTCCCTCCGCGACGATCTTGAACAGGCCGATCTCGCCGGTCGCGCGCACATGCGTGCCGCCGCAGAGTTCCACCGAGTAGTTCCCTCCTCGCTCCGTCGCCTCCGGGTCGTAGCCCATCGAGACGACGCGCACCTCCTCGCCATACTTCTCGCCGAAGAGAGCGATTGCGCCTTGCCTCACCGCCTCGTCGGGGGTCATCAGCCGGGTGACTACAGGGGCGTTCTCGCGCACGCGCGCGTTCACCTCCGCCTCGACCCAGGCGAGCTCGGCCGGCTCGATCGGCCTCGGGTGGCTGACGTCGAAGCGCAGACGGTCGGGCGCAACCAGAGAGCCCTTCTGCGCGACATGCATGCCGAGCCGGCGGCGAAGCGCCTCGTGCAGGAGATGGGTGGCGGAGTGGTGGGCGCGGATCGCGCTGCGACGGGCGGCGTCGACGCTCGCGCGCACGGCATCGCCCACCCTCAGAACGCCCTGGCGCACCGTTCCGAGATGCACGAAGAGATCGCCGAGCTTCTTCTGCGTGTCGCGCACCGCGACGATGAGCCCGTCGGCGTTGGTGATGGTGCCCGTGTCGCCGACCTGGCCGCCGCTCTCGCCATAGAACGGGGTCTGGTTGAGGATCACCGCAACCTCGTCGCCGCCGCGCGCCTCCTGAACGGGTTTTCCGTTCACCACGATGGCGCGCACCTCCGCTTCCGCCGCCTCGGCCGTGTAGCCCAGGAACTCGGTCGCGCCCACGCGGTCGCGCAGGTCGAACCACACCGCCTCGGTCGCCGCCTCGCCCGACCCAGCCCAGGCGGCGCGGGCGCGGGCGCGCTGCTCCTGCATCGCCGCCTGGAAGCCGGCGACATCGACGCCCCGCCCCTCGGCCTTGAGCGCATCCTGGGTGAGGTCGAGCGGGAAGCCGTAGGTGTCATACAGCTTGAACGCGACCGCACCGGGAAGTGGCTCGCCCGCGCCGAGCTTCGCCGTCTCCTCCGCAAGCAGATGGAGGCCGCGGTCGAGCATGGCGCGGAATCGCGTCTCCTCGGTGCGAAGCGTCTCGGTGATCAGCGCCTCGGCACGGCCGAGCTCAGGATAGGCCACACCCATCTGACGAATAAGGGCCGGAACGAGCCGACACAGCAACGGCTCGGTCGCGCCCATCAGGTGAGCGTGGCGCATCGCCCGGCGCATGATACGCCTCAGCACGTAGCCGCGCCCCTCGTTCGAGGGCAGAACGCCGTCGGCGACGAGAAAGCACGCCGAGCGAAGATGGTCGGCCACCACACGGTGGCTCACGCGATGCGGCCCGTCCGGGTCGGTCCGCGTGGCCTCGGCGGAGGCGAGAATCAGGGCGCGCAGCGTGTCGGTGTCGTAGTTGTCGTGCTTGCCCTGGAGGATGGCGGCAAGCCGCTCGAGCCCTAGCCCGGTGTCGATCGAAGGCTTGGGCAGGGGGACGCGGCTGCCGTCGGGCAGCGCCTCGAACTGCATGAAGACGAGGTTCCAGATTTCGATGAAGCGGTCGCCATCGGCCTCGTCGCTTCCGGGCGGGCCGCCGGCGACCTCTGGGCCATGGTCGTAGAAGATCTCAGAACAGGGCCCGCAGGGGCCGGTGTCGCCCATCGACCAGAAATTGTCGGAGGTGGGGATCCGGATGATCCTCTCCTCCGGCAGCCCCGCGATCCTCCTCCACAGCGACGCCGCCTCGTCGTCCTCATGGTAGACGGTGACGAGGAGACGCTCCCGCGGCAGGCCGTAGTCCCTGGTCACGAGCTCCCAGGCAAGGGCGATCGCCCGCTCCTTGAAATAGTCGCCGAAGGAGAAGTTCCCGAGCATCTCGAAGAAAGTGTGGTGGCGGGCGGTGTAGCCGACATTCTCGAGGTCGTTGTGCTTGCCGCCAGCGCGGACGCATTTCTGTGCCGTCACCGCCCGGGAGTAGGGCCGCGTCTCGAGCCCGGTGAACACGTTCTTGAACTGAACCATGCCGGCGTTGGTGAACATCAGTGTGGGGTCGTTGCGCGGCACGAGCGGCGAGGACGGCACGACCGTGTGGCCGTTGCGCGCGAAGAAGTCGAGGAAGGCGGCGCGGATGTCGTTCGACGAGGGCATGGGTGCGTATACCGAGGGCTTGCGTTCGGCCGGCGCGGCCGCGTCTCGCCCCGTATCTAGCCGGGAGGGCGCGCTTTTCCTAGGGAGGCCCGGTGCCGATCCCTAGCCGGCGCTGCCCCAGGGCCCGGCGCGCCGCGCGCACGGCGTCGCACCGCCTGCCGCCCGCCGTCGCCGGGCGCTGACGCAAGAGGCCCGCACGTCACCGATGGGGCATCACCCGAAGCGTGACGCCGCACAAGGCGCGCGTCCGACCGCGTTCGGTGAACAGACGAGGGGGCAACGCCAGCTGGAGCAGGCCCTGCCGGCTCAGTCGGCTGCGTCTGCGTCCTCGCCGCCCGAGGCCATCAGGCTGTCGGCCACCTGGCCGGCTTGGGCGCGGATCCGCTCCTCGATCTTTGCCGCAACGGCAGGGTTCTCCTTGAGGAAGGCCTTCGCGTTCTCGCGCCCCTGGCCGATCCTCTGGCTGTCGAAGCTGAACCACGCGCCCGATTTCTCGATGATCCCCGCCTTGACGCCAAGATCGATCAGCTCGCCCGTCTTCGAGATCCCCTCGCCATAGGTGATGTCGAACTCGACCTGCCGGAACGGCGGCGCCATCTTGTTCTTCACCACCTTCACCCGCGTCTGGTTGCCAACCACCTCGTCGCGGTCCTTGATCGCGCCGATCCGGCGTATCTCCATGCGGATCGAGGCGTAGAACTTGAGCGCATTGCCGCCCGTGGTGGTCTCGGGGTTGCCGAACATCACCCCGATCTTGAGGCGTATCTGGTTAAGGAAGATCAGGATCGTCTTCGACCGAGAGACCGAGCCGGTGAGCTTGCGCAGGGCCTGGCTCATCAGCCGCGCATGCAGCCCGACATGGCTGTCGCCCATCTCGCCTTCGAGTTCAGCGCGGGGGACGAGCGCGGCGACGCTGTCGACCACGAGCACGTCGATCGCGCCCGACCGGACCAGCGTGTCGGCGATCTCGAGCGCCTGCTCGCCGCTGTCGGGCTGGCTGATCAACAGGTTGTCGACGTCGCAGCCGAGCTTTCGTGCATAAACCGGGTCGAGCGCGTGCTCGGCGTCGATGAAGGCACAGGTGCCGCCGCGCTTCTGCGCTTCCGCGATGCAGTGGAGCGCGAGCGTCGTCTTGCCGGAGCTCTCAGGCCCGTAGATCTCGATGATCCGCCCGCGCGGCAGGCCGCCGATGCCAAGGGCGAGATCGAGGCCGAGCGAGCCTGTGGGGATGACCTCGATCGGCTCGCCCTGGGCCTTGCTGCCCATCCGCATGACCGAGCCCTTGCCGAAGGCGCGCTCGATCTGCTGGAGCGCCTGGTCGAGCGCCTTGTTCTTGTCCATCGCGTCGGCCTCTGTCCTGCTGCCGGATCATCCTCGCGGCACGGTTGCCCCGCACCGCCGAGTCGCACGGAAACGTAGCATGGGGCGGAGCGCGCCGCATCACGGCCCGCCTCGGGTCGGGGCCCCAGGGCGCGGTGTCGGGCCGCCCGAGCGGAACGGACCGGTCTTGATCCAGCGCAAGGCGGCGCGGGCGGGATCGTGGTGCCATCCTCGCGTCGAGCCCGACTGCCGGGCGTGAAGCAAGGCGCAACGGACGCGGATACTCCCCGCCGCGCCGGCGCGGCAGACCCGACGCTGCCACTCGGGCCCGCCCCCAGGCGGGCCCTTTTGTCGTGTGGCGCTTCCCAGAGCGCCCGGGCTTTGGGCAGGATCGCGGCCGGCAGGGGGGCGGACGCATGACGGAGGCGGTGAGGGCGGCACTTCTCGCGGCGCGGCGAAGCCTGCTCGACTTCTCGACGCGAAACCGCCTGCTCTCCCTGCCCGCCCCCGGCCGAAGCGCCGGCGTGCTTGCGATCGACGGCGAGCGGTCGGAGGCCGTGTTCCGTCGTCTCGTCTCCGAACGGGCCGCGATGGGATTCGCTCCCGCCGCGGTCTCGGCCGCACCAGGGGATGACGGCGCAAAGCGTCCGCGACGCCGCGCCACCACAGCGACCGGTGCGGCAGGGACCGGCGCCGCGCCCGACCCCGACGACACGCTACTCTCCTCCCCGCTCGCGGAAGCCGCTCTTGCCCGCGTGCTCACCCGGCTCGAGCGCGACTCCCGGTCGGTGCGCGAGGAGCAGGGGATCAACATCCTCGCCTGCTCTCTCGGCCAGCTTCTGTGGCGCGACCCGAACACGCCCGGAACCGAGCGGCGTGCCCCGCTGATCATGGTCCCCGCCCTGCTTCGCCGCGGCACGGCGCGCGACCCGTTCCGCCTCGCCTGGGACGAGGGCGAAGTGGGAGGCAATCTCACGCTCCAGGCCTTCCTCGCCGACCAGTTCCGACTCCGCCTGCCCGACTTTCCCGAGCTCGACGAGCGCGATCCCGACGCGTGGTCGGTTCTCTCCGCCTGGCTTGATTCGGTCGGCGCGGCGGTCGAGGGAGCGGAGGGCTTCCGGGTCGAGCGCGATGCGATCGCGGTCGGGCTCTTCTCCTTCGCCAAGTTCCTGATGTACCGGGATCTCGACCCGGACGCTTGGCCCGAGCCCTGGCGGCCGGACAGGCACCCCCTCATCGCCGCGCTCGCCGGCGCAACACCGCCGCCGCCCGCTGAGCTCTTTCCCGACGACACCGACATCGATCGCCTGATCCCCGTCGAGCGGCTGGATTTCGTGCTCGACAGCGACGGCAGCCAGACGCTCGCGGCGGAGGCGGTCAGACGCGGCGCCTCGCTCGTCATCCAGGGCCCGCCCGGGACCGGCAAGAGCCAGGTGATCACCAACCTGATCGCCCAGGCCGTTCTGGACGGGAAGACCGTTCTGTTCGTTGCCGAGAAGCTCGCCGCTCTCGAGGTGGTGCAGCGTCGTCTTGCCGCCGTCGGCCTCGGCGCCGCCTGCCTCGCTCTGCACAGCGACAACGCCAATCGACGCGCCCTGCTTACAGAGCTCGACATCACGCTGAAGGCGCCACGGCCCTCCCCGCCCGACCGGAGCGCGGTCATCCGCACCCTCGGCGCACTGCGCGGTCGCCTCAACCGCCATGCCGCGACCATGCACGCCGCGATCGGGCGGACCGGCTGGACCGCCTTCCGCGCGATCGGTGAGGCGGCGCGGCTCAAGGCGGCGGGCGTGCCGGCGCCGGATTTCCAGCTCCCCGCCGCGTCGTGGAGTGCCGAGGAGATCGAGGCCGCAACACGCCTCGTGCGGGAGCTTGCCGCGACCGTCCGCCGGATCGGCACGCCCGCGCGCCACCCCTGGCGCGGCGTGACAGCCACCATGCTCGCACCGACGGACGCCGAGCGCGTCGCGGCGCGACTCCCCGCCGCGCTCAAGGCTCTCGGCGCGCTTGCCGCCACCGGAGCGGCGACGCGGCGTGCGGCGGAGGAGCGGCTCGCCACGCTCCGCGCCGCTGCGCGCTTCGCCGCCCTGCGCGCGCGCGCTCCTGGCGCGACCGAGGCGGCTTGGACCACGCCCGGCCTTGCCGAGCTCGCGCGCATGCTCGCCGAAGAGGGCGGCCTGTTCGGCGCCTTCTCGCCCTCGCGGCGCCGCGCGCGCGCAACCCTAGCCGCGCTTGCGGGCGGCACGGCTCCGGCGGACCCGCAGGCCTTCCTCGGCGCCCTGATCGAGGGCCAGGAGCTGCTCGCTGCCGCCCCTGACGCCCGCACCACCGCCCCCGATGCGAAGGCCGAGACGCGGCTCGCCGAGGCGCTCGCGGCGGTGCGCGACGCGGTCGACCCCCTTTTCGCCGAGCTCGGCCTCGACCTTGCCCACGCCTTCGGCAGCGACGACCCAGCCCTTGTGGCGCTCGCCGAACGCCTCGGCCTCTGGGCAGCGGCTCCGGAAGGCGCTCTCGCCGACTGGCTCGGCTGGACGCGGCTGCGAGCGGAGGCCGAAGCGGCCGGGATCGGAGCCGTCGCGGAACGTCTCGCCTCCGGGTCGATCGCGCCGGAGGACGCGCCCGCCCTGTTCCGACGCGCGCTTGCCGAGGCGCTGCTTGCGGCGGCGATGCGCGCGTCTCCCACGCTTGCCGCCTTCGACGGCCCCGCCTTCACGCGCCTTGTCGAGGAGTTCCGCGAGGCCGACCGGGCGCGGATCGCGCTCGCGCGGGCGGAGGCGGCAGCCGCCCATGCCGCCCGTCTTCGCATTGCCGAGGGGCCGGACATGCTGCGCGAGATGGCGGTGATCCGCGGCGAGCTCGCCAAGAAGCGCGGGCACCTCCCGATCCGCACGCTGATCGCGCGCGCGCCGAACGCGATCCAGGCGATCAAGCCCGTGTTCATGATGAGCCCGCTTGCGGTGGCGGAATTCCTCGCCCCCGGAGCGATCGGCTTCGACCTCCTCGTGATCGACGAGGCGAGCCAGGTGGAACCGGCCGATGCGTTCGGGGCGATCGCGCGCGCGCGGGCGATGGTGATCGTCGGCGATGACCGGCAGATGCCGCCCACGCGCTTCTTCGCGCGCCTCACCGGCGAGGAGGATGAGGACGAGGCCGCCCAGGAGGATGTCCAAGCGAAGGATGTCGAGAGCATTCTCTCCCTCTGCAACGCGCGCGGCTGGCCCACCCAGATGCTGCGCTGGCACTACCGCTCGCGACACGAGAGCCTGATCGCCGTCTCGAACGCCGAATTCTACGAGAACCGCCTGCTCGTCATCCCCTCGCCGCGGCCACGCTCCCCTGGCCTTGGCCTGTCGCTTGTGCGGGTCGAGGGAAGTTTCGATGCGGGAGGGACGAGAACGAACGCGGCCGAGGCCGAGGCGGTGGCGGACGCGGTCGTTCGCCACGCGCGCGAGACACCCGGCGACACGCTCGGGGTGGTCGCCTTCAGCGTGCGGCAGCGCGACGCCATCCTCGATGCGGTCGAGGCACGGCGTCGCGCCGACCCCTCGCTCGAGGCGTTCTTCAGCGCCCACCCGGCGGAGCCCTTCTTCGTCAAGAACCTCGAGAACGTGCAGGGCGACGAGCGCGACGCGATCCTGATCAGCGTCGGTTATGCGCGCGGGCCTGACGGGAAGCTTGCGATGCGCTTCGGCCCGCTCTCGGCCGAAGGCGGAGAGCGTCGCCTGAATGTGCTGATCACGCGGGCGAAGAAGCGCTGCATCGTCTTCTCCGGCCTCAGCGCCGATGACATCGACCTCGCCCGCGCCTCCGGGCGGGGCCCCGCGGTGCTGAAGCGCTTCCTCGCCTACGCGGCTGGCGCCGAGACCGTCGCGACCGCGGAAGGGGAGGACGACTCGGCGCTCTCGGAGGCGATCGTGGGCGCGCTCGAGCGCGAGGGCCTCTCGGTCTCGCGTCGCGTCGGGCTTTCCGGGCTCTATGTGGACGTTGCGGTGCGCGACCCCGCGGGCGAGGGCTACGGCCTCGGAATCCTCACCGATGGCGCGTTCTACGCCTCGGCCCGCTCTGCGCGTGATCGCGACCGGCTTCAGGAGAGCGCTCTCGGCATGATGGGCTGGCGGCTCACCCGAAGCTGGGCGGCGGATTGGCTCGTCCGCCCGGAGGCGGAAGCCGCGCGGCTTGCGGCACTCGCAGGCGCGCGCGAGGAGCAACCGGCGGCAGAACGGGAGGCGAGGCCGGCGCCGCACGGGCTGAGTGTTCCCTACGCCATCGCCGCTCCCGCCGTGCCGAAGGACACGCCGCTCGCCGCCGTGCCGTTCGCGCGGCTCGGCGCGATTGTCGAGGAGATCGTGCGGATCGAGGGCCCCGTGCACACGGACGCGGTGATCGCCCGTGTCGCCGAGCTTTGGGGCATCGAGGCGGGGCCGAGGGAGCGCGCCGCGGTGCTGCAGGCGCTGAGGCTCGCGAAGGAGCTTCATGGCCTCACGCAGGAGGGGGAGTTCTGGCGGACCGACGGAACGGCGCTGCAGGTGCGCGACCGTTCCGCCCTCGCCGAGCCCTGGCGCAGCCCGGCCTGGATCGCGCCCGGCGAACTCCGCGCCGCGCTTCTCGCCGCCCTCGACCTGGGCGGCGGGGCCGCCGCGCGCGAGGCCGTCATCGCGGGCGCGGCGCGGCTTCTCGGCCTCGGCCCCGGCGCGCAGCCGGCGCTCGCCGCGCAGCTCGCCCTTCTCGAGGGCGAAGGGAGGGTGCACGAGCGGGCAGGGCTGATCGCCGCCGCCGAAGTGGCCTGACGCGCACGACAAGGGCCGCCCGCGCGGGGTGCCAGGCGCCTGCCCTCCTGCTACAGTGCCGACATGCTCGACCTCAGAATCCCCGGCCTGCCCGACTGGGCCGCGCTTGTCCTGCTCGTCCTCGGCCTGACCATCCTGCTCGCCTGGGTGCTGATGCCCTTCTCCGTGTTCGGCGTGAAGGGGCGGATCGAGGCGCTCGAAGCACGCCTCGAGGTTATGCACGAGGAGCTGCGGCAGATCAGCGCGCGCCTCGCCCAAGGCAGCGCCGTCCGCGGCACCGAATTCGCGATTCCCGCCGAGTCGCCGATCCTGCGCCCCGACACGTCCCCCGTCCCAGAGCCCCGCCTCGCCCCGCCCATCCCGCCGCCGCCGGTGGTGCCGGAGAGGAGCCATCGTCCCTCCCCCGCGCAGCGCCTTGAGCCGATCGTGAAACAGACGGGCCGGGCCGAGCCGAAGCTCGCCTGGCCGCCGCGAGGCTGAGCGCGGGGCGCAGGGCAGGGAGAGCGCGGATGCGGGTGACCGTGGTGCAGATGAACCCGGGCGCGGACAAGGCGGCCAACATCGCCCAGGCAGAGGCTCTCATGGAGGCGGCGATCGCCGCCGACAGGCCCGACCTCATCGCGCTGCCCGAGATGTGGACCTGCCTCGGCGGAGACCGCGCGACCAAGTTCGCCGCGGCCGAGGCCCTGCCCGCCCCCGGGTCGAACGACCCCCCAGGCCCGGCCTACGCCTTCCTGCAGGCGCTCGCCTGCCGCCACCGCCTCCATGTGCACGGCGGCTCGATCGGCGAGGCGGCGGGGGACAGGCTCTACAACACCACCGTCGCCTTCGACCGCGAGGGCCGCGAGGTCGCGCGCTACCGCAAGATCCACCTCTTCGACATCACCACGCCCGACGGCACAGGTTACCGCGAGAGCGCAACCTTCGGCCGCGGTACGGAGATCGTCACCTACCAGGCCGACGGCACGACGGTCGGCTGCGCGATCTGCTACGACCTGCGCTTCCCGGAACTCTTCCTCGCGCTGCGGCGCAGGGGGGCGGAGCTGATCCTCCTGCCCTCGGCCTTCACCCTGCAGACTGGCAAGGACCACTGGGAGACCTTGATCCGCGCCCGCGCGATCGAGACGCAATGCTGGATCGCCGCCCCGGCCACCTGGGGCCGGCACGAGGAGAGAGGGGAGCCGCGCTACACCTGGGGCCACTCCCTTGTGGCCGACCCCTGGGGGCATGTGGTCGCGAAGGTGTCGGACGGCACGGGCTTCGCGACCGCGCGGATCGACCATGCGCGCACGGCCAAGGTGCGGGCCGACATGCCCGTGCTCGACCACCGCGTCCTGTGAGCTTCGCCTTCGTCGCCGCGGATACGGAGGCGGCGCGGGCGGCACGCGCCCGGCTGATCGCCCGCTACGGCCAAGCCGATGTGGAGACCGCCGACATTCTGGTCGCTCTCGGCGGCGACGGGTTCATGCTCGAGACGCAGCACCGCGAGCTCGGCCGCAACCGCCCGGTCTATGGCATGAACTGCGGCTCCGTCGGATTCCTGATGAACGAGTATCGCGAGGAGGGGCTGCCCGAGCGCCTCGCCGCCGCCGTGCCGACCGTTCTCCACCCCTTACGCATGCATGCGACCACGGTGATCGGCGGCGAGGCGGAGGCGCTTGCGATCAACGAGGTGTCGCTCCTGCGCGAGCAGCGCCAGGCGGCGAAGATACGCATCAGCGTCGACGGAACCGTTCGCCTGCCCGAACTGATCTGCGACGGCGTGCTGATCTCCACCCCGGCGGGGTCGACCGCCTACAACCTTTCCGCGCACGGACCGATCGTGCCGCTTGGAGCCAATCTGCTCGCGCTGACGCCGATCAGCGCCTTTCGCCCGCGGCGCTGGCGCGGCGCGCTCCTGCCC from Elioraea tepida harbors:
- a CDS encoding DUF3320 domain-containing protein, with amino-acid sequence MTEAVRAALLAARRSLLDFSTRNRLLSLPAPGRSAGVLAIDGERSEAVFRRLVSERAAMGFAPAAVSAAPGDDGAKRPRRRATTATGAAGTGAAPDPDDTLLSSPLAEAALARVLTRLERDSRSVREEQGINILACSLGQLLWRDPNTPGTERRAPLIMVPALLRRGTARDPFRLAWDEGEVGGNLTLQAFLADQFRLRLPDFPELDERDPDAWSVLSAWLDSVGAAVEGAEGFRVERDAIAVGLFSFAKFLMYRDLDPDAWPEPWRPDRHPLIAALAGATPPPPAELFPDDTDIDRLIPVERLDFVLDSDGSQTLAAEAVRRGASLVIQGPPGTGKSQVITNLIAQAVLDGKTVLFVAEKLAALEVVQRRLAAVGLGAACLALHSDNANRRALLTELDITLKAPRPSPPDRSAVIRTLGALRGRLNRHAATMHAAIGRTGWTAFRAIGEAARLKAAGVPAPDFQLPAASWSAEEIEAATRLVRELAATVRRIGTPARHPWRGVTATMLAPTDAERVAARLPAALKALGALAATGAATRRAAEERLATLRAAARFAALRARAPGATEAAWTTPGLAELARMLAEEGGLFGAFSPSRRRARATLAALAGGTAPADPQAFLGALIEGQELLAAAPDARTTAPDAKAETRLAEALAAVRDAVDPLFAELGLDLAHAFGSDDPALVALAERLGLWAAAPEGALADWLGWTRLRAEAEAAGIGAVAERLASGSIAPEDAPALFRRALAEALLAAAMRASPTLAAFDGPAFTRLVEEFREADRARIALARAEAAAAHAARLRIAEGPDMLREMAVIRGELAKKRGHLPIRTLIARAPNAIQAIKPVFMMSPLAVAEFLAPGAIGFDLLVIDEASQVEPADAFGAIARARAMVIVGDDRQMPPTRFFARLTGEEDEDEAAQEDVQAKDVESILSLCNARGWPTQMLRWHYRSRHESLIAVSNAEFYENRLLVIPSPRPRSPGLGLSLVRVEGSFDAGGTRTNAAEAEAVADAVVRHARETPGDTLGVVAFSVRQRDAILDAVEARRRADPSLEAFFSAHPAEPFFVKNLENVQGDERDAILISVGYARGPDGKLAMRFGPLSAEGGERRLNVLITRAKKRCIVFSGLSADDIDLARASGRGPAVLKRFLAYAAGAETVATAEGEDDSALSEAIVGALEREGLSVSRRVGLSGLYVDVAVRDPAGEGYGLGILTDGAFYASARSARDRDRLQESALGMMGWRLTRSWAADWLVRPEAEAARLAALAGAREEQPAAEREARPAPHGLSVPYAIAAPAVPKDTPLAAVPFARLGAIVEEIVRIEGPVHTDAVIARVAELWGIEAGPRERAAVLQALRLAKELHGLTQEGEFWRTDGTALQVRDRSALAEPWRSPAWIAPGELRAALLAALDLGGGAAAREAVIAGAARLLGLGPGAQPALAAQLALLEGEGRVHERAGLIAAAEVA
- a CDS encoding carbon-nitrogen hydrolase family protein codes for the protein MRVTVVQMNPGADKAANIAQAEALMEAAIAADRPDLIALPEMWTCLGGDRATKFAAAEALPAPGSNDPPGPAYAFLQALACRHRLHVHGGSIGEAAGDRLYNTTVAFDREGREVARYRKIHLFDITTPDGTGYRESATFGRGTEIVTYQADGTTVGCAICYDLRFPELFLALRRRGAELILLPSAFTLQTGKDHWETLIRARAIETQCWIAAPATWGRHEERGEPRYTWGHSLVADPWGHVVAKVSDGTGFATARIDHARTAKVRADMPVLDHRVL
- a CDS encoding NAD kinase, yielding MSFAFVAADTEAARAARARLIARYGQADVETADILVALGGDGFMLETQHRELGRNRPVYGMNCGSVGFLMNEYREEGLPERLAAAVPTVLHPLRMHATTVIGGEAEALAINEVSLLREQRQAAKIRISVDGTVRLPELICDGVLISTPAGSTAYNLSAHGPIVPLGANLLALTPISAFRPRRWRGALLPGSSDVLFEVLEPEKRPVAAVADYTEVRDVLMVRVREDRSVSLTLLFDPDHSLSERIIAEQFTV